Proteins from one Asterias rubens chromosome 21, eAstRub1.3, whole genome shotgun sequence genomic window:
- the LOC117304845 gene encoding LOW QUALITY PROTEIN: prostamide/prostaglandin F synthase-like (The sequence of the model RefSeq protein was modified relative to this genomic sequence to represent the inferred CDS: substituted 1 base at 1 genomic stop codon), giving the protein MEGSVVLSKIAGNLVKTVATGEMVPVGSFWKTQVCIIHFMRRFGXPLCRLGARELSTLKPQLEAHNVRLIGVGLEEFGVEDFVEGKFWDGELYIDTKKQTYAAIGYKRYSLWSVLAAVFSKKAREALAKSKAQGITGNMKGDGLGTGGTLIVSQEGKSVLLDFKQSSPGDHVQLSDVLKALGIDASPPSNEDLDKSATCQGASGQTS; this is encoded by the exons ATGGAGGGCTCAGTCGTTTTAAGCAAGATCGCTGGCAACCTCGTCAAGACGGTTGCAACTGGCGAG ATGGTCCCTGTTGGGTCTTTCTGGAAGACGCAAGTTTGCATCATCCACTTCATGCGTCGCTTTGGGTGACCACTGTGCCGGCTGGGCGCCAGGGAGTTAAGCACTCTCAAGCCCCAGCTGGAGGCACACAATGTCCGACTCATCGGGGTGGGGCTGGAGGAGTTTGGGGTGGAGGACTTCGTCGAGGGAAAATTCTGGGACGGAG AACTGTACATTGACACTAAGAAACAGACTTATGCTGCCATTGGTTACAAACGATACTCCTTGTGGAGCGTCTTGGCAGCTGTCTTCTCCAAGAAAGCCAGGGAAGCCTTGGCTAAg TCAAAAGCACAGGGAATAACAGGCAACATGAAAGGGGATGGCTTAGGCACCGGTGGAACACTCATTGTTAGCCAAG AAGGGAAGAGTGTGCTCCTAGACTTCAAACAGTCCTCCCCTGGAGATCATGTCCAGCTAAGTGATGTCCTCAAGGCATTGGGCATTGATGCCTCACCTCCTAGCAATGAGGACTTGGACAAGTCAGCAACATGTCAGGGCGCCAGTGGACAAACCAGTTAG